Proteins encoded together in one Flavobacterium keumense window:
- a CDS encoding M16 family metallopeptidase → MKKSIMMLSAAFMLGGVASAQKVAFEEYDLDNGLHVILHNDPSAPTVVTSVMYHVGAKDEQPDRTGFAHFFEHLLFEGTQNIKRGEWFKIVTGNGGVNNANTTEDRTYYYEVFPSNNLELGLWMEAERMLHPVINQIGVDTQNEVVKEEKRLRYDNSPYGQLIPQVKKNMFKNHPYRWTTIGSMEHLDAAKLEEFQAFNKKFYIPNNAVLVVAGDFKIEQAKEWIQKYFGVIAKSTPIKRTTFEEAPITETIKATFEDPNIQLPMVVTAYRTPSMKTRDARVLDMISSILSDGKSSRMYKKIVDDKKMALQIGAFNYSQEDYGTYILYGLPQSPFTAANVLAEIDEEIVKLQTELISEKELQKLQNQFDNQYINSNSTIEGVASNLATYHLLYGDVNLINTEIEMYHSITREEIRDIAKKYLNPNQRLVLDYVPVKDKSQN, encoded by the coding sequence ATGAAAAAATCTATTATGATGTTAAGTGCTGCATTCATGCTCGGAGGAGTTGCTTCTGCACAGAAAGTCGCCTTTGAAGAGTACGACTTAGACAATGGATTGCATGTGATTTTGCACAATGATCCCTCAGCCCCAACGGTGGTAACCTCGGTAATGTACCATGTAGGCGCCAAAGATGAACAACCAGATCGAACTGGTTTTGCTCACTTTTTTGAACATTTGTTGTTTGAAGGAACGCAAAACATTAAAAGAGGCGAGTGGTTTAAAATTGTAACTGGTAATGGTGGTGTGAATAATGCTAATACAACCGAAGACAGAACCTATTATTATGAAGTTTTTCCTTCTAATAACCTAGAGTTAGGTTTATGGATGGAAGCAGAGCGTATGTTGCATCCGGTAATCAACCAAATAGGTGTAGATACTCAAAATGAGGTGGTAAAAGAGGAGAAAAGATTGCGTTATGATAATAGCCCGTATGGCCAGCTTATTCCACAAGTAAAGAAAAATATGTTTAAAAACCATCCGTACCGTTGGACAACCATTGGTTCAATGGAACATTTGGATGCGGCTAAGCTAGAAGAATTTCAGGCGTTTAATAAAAAATTCTACATTCCGAATAATGCAGTTTTAGTCGTTGCTGGAGATTTTAAAATTGAACAAGCCAAAGAATGGATCCAGAAGTATTTTGGGGTAATTGCAAAATCAACACCTATTAAAAGAACCACTTTTGAAGAAGCTCCAATTACCGAAACGATCAAAGCTACTTTTGAAGATCCTAACATTCAACTTCCGATGGTAGTTACAGCATACAGAACTCCATCAATGAAAACGCGTGATGCGCGTGTTTTGGATATGATTTCGTCTATCTTGAGCGACGGAAAAAGTTCAAGAATGTACAAAAAAATTGTTGACGATAAGAAAATGGCACTTCAGATAGGAGCGTTCAATTACAGTCAAGAAGACTATGGAACTTATATTTTATACGGTTTACCTCAATCGCCATTTACAGCGGCCAATGTGCTTGCAGAAATTGACGAAGAAATTGTCAAATTACAGACTGAGTTAATTTCTGAAAAAGAGTTACAAAAATTACAAAATCAGTTTGATAACCAATATATAAATAGTAATTCAACTATTGAAGGTGTTGCTAGCAATTTGGCTACGTATCATTTATTATATGGCGATGTAAATTTGATTAATACCGAAATCGAGATGTATCATTCCATCACTCGTGAGGAAATTAGGGATATTGCTAAGAAGTATTTGAATCCAAATCAAAGATTGGTTTTGGATTATGTTCCAGTTAAAGATAAATCCCAAAATTAA
- the rplU gene encoding 50S ribosomal protein L21: MYAIVEIAGQQFKVSKDLKVYVHRLANEEGSKVSFDKVLLLDDNGNVTLGAPAIEGASVEAKVLQHLKGDKVIVFKKKRRKGYKKRNGHRQYLTQIVIEGITTGGAKKAAAPKKEKVVAEASATEEAKPAPKAKKAAPKAKKEDTKE; the protein is encoded by the coding sequence ATGTATGCAATCGTAGAGATAGCAGGGCAACAATTCAAAGTAAGCAAAGACTTAAAGGTTTATGTTCACCGTTTGGCTAACGAAGAAGGTTCAAAAGTTTCTTTTGACAAAGTTCTTTTATTAGATGACAATGGGAATGTAACTTTAGGCGCCCCAGCTATAGAAGGTGCTTCGGTAGAAGCCAAAGTGTTACAACACTTAAAAGGAGATAAAGTTATCGTTTTCAAAAAGAAAAGAAGAAAAGGATACAAAAAGAGAAACGGTCACAGACAATATCTTACTCAAATTGTAATCGAGGGTATTACTACAGGTGGTGCTAAAAAAGCAGCAGCTCCTAAAAAAGAAAAAGTAGTAGCTGAAGCGTCTGCAACTGAAGAAGCTAAACCAGCTCCTAAAGCTAAAAAAGCAGCACCAAAAGCTAAAAAGGAAGATACTAAAGAATAA
- the rpmA gene encoding 50S ribosomal protein L27 codes for MAHKKGVGSSKNGRESESKRLGVKIFGGQAAIAGNIIVRQRGSKHNPGENVYISKDHTLHAKVDGIVKFQKKRDNKSYVSILPFEA; via the coding sequence ATGGCTCACAAGAAAGGTGTCGGTAGTTCGAAGAATGGTAGAGAATCAGAATCAAAACGTTTAGGCGTTAAGATTTTTGGTGGTCAAGCTGCTATTGCTGGAAACATCATCGTAAGACAAAGAGGTTCTAAACACAATCCAGGTGAAAACGTTTACATTAGTAAAGATCACACTTTACATGCAAAAGTTGATGGAATTGTTAAGTTCCAAAAGAAAAGAGATAACAAATCATACGTTTCTATCCTTCCATTCGAAGCATAA
- a CDS encoding DUF1761 domain-containing protein, with translation MEMNFISPVVAAFTTLLVGFVWYHPGVFGTVWMKETGLTQEELQKGNMLKIFGLTFIFSVFIGMVMQSLTIHQMGALGMIGGPTQLAVAKPSFAAFMADYGMAFRTAKHGALHGVLTGLFFAFPMIAINGLFERKSWKYIFIHAGFWTVSLMIIGAIVCAWV, from the coding sequence ATGGAAATGAATTTTATTTCGCCTGTAGTGGCGGCTTTTACTACTTTGTTAGTAGGTTTTGTATGGTATCATCCAGGTGTTTTTGGAACGGTTTGGATGAAAGAAACGGGTTTGACGCAAGAAGAATTGCAGAAAGGGAATATGCTTAAAATCTTTGGGTTGACTTTTATCTTTTCTGTTTTTATTGGAATGGTAATGCAGTCTTTGACAATTCACCAGATGGGGGCTTTGGGCATGATTGGCGGACCAACACAATTAGCTGTAGCAAAACCTTCTTTTGCGGCTTTTATGGCTGATTATGGAATGGCTTTCAGAACGGCAAAACACGGTGCATTACATGGTGTTTTGACAGGATTATTTTTTGCTTTTCCGATGATTGCTATTAATGGTTTGTTTGAAAGAAAATCTTGGAAGTACATCTTCATCCATGCTGGATTTTGGACCGTTTCATTGATGATTATTGGAGCAATTGTTTGTGCTTGGGTGTAG
- the ahcY gene encoding adenosylhomocysteinase, giving the protein MSTATTPYVAYKVKDISLAAWGRKEIQLAEAEMPGLMALRAEYAAEQPLKGARIAGCLHMTIQTAVLIETLIALGAEVTWSSCNIFSTQDQAAAAIAAAGIQVYAWKGLNEEEFDWCIEQTLFFGEERKPLNMILDDGGDLTNMVIDRYPHLVEGIKGLSEETTTGVHRLYERVKAGTLPMPAINVNDSVTKSKFDNKYGCKESAVDAIRRATDVMLAGKKVVVCGYGDVGKGTAASFRGAGSIVTVTEIDPICALQAAMDGFEVKKLDTVITTADIIITTTGNKDIVLGSHFEKMKDKTIVCNIGHFDNEIDMAWLNKNFGHTKNEVKPQVDIYNVNGKDIIILAEGRLVNLGCATGHPSFVMSNSFTNQTLAQIELWKNSAAYKNEVYMLPKHLDEKVAALHLAKLGVELETLRPDQAAYIGVEVQGPFKPEYYRY; this is encoded by the coding sequence ATGAGTACAGCAACGACGCCCTATGTGGCCTACAAAGTAAAAGATATTTCTCTAGCAGCTTGGGGAAGGAAAGAAATTCAATTAGCAGAAGCTGAAATGCCAGGTTTGATGGCACTTCGTGCAGAATATGCAGCCGAGCAACCTTTGAAAGGGGCCCGTATTGCAGGATGTTTGCACATGACAATTCAAACTGCGGTTTTGATTGAAACTTTGATTGCTCTTGGGGCTGAGGTAACTTGGTCTTCTTGTAATATTTTTTCTACTCAAGACCAGGCTGCTGCTGCAATTGCTGCTGCAGGAATTCAAGTGTATGCTTGGAAAGGTTTGAATGAAGAAGAATTTGATTGGTGTATTGAGCAGACATTGTTCTTTGGAGAAGAAAGAAAACCATTGAATATGATTTTGGACGATGGAGGTGATTTGACTAATATGGTAATTGATCGCTACCCTCACTTAGTGGAAGGAATCAAAGGATTATCTGAAGAGACTACAACGGGAGTACATAGATTATACGAAAGAGTAAAAGCGGGAACATTACCAATGCCAGCGATTAATGTAAATGACTCGGTTACAAAATCGAAATTTGATAATAAATACGGTTGTAAAGAATCGGCAGTTGATGCGATTCGTCGTGCGACTGATGTGATGTTAGCTGGGAAAAAAGTGGTTGTTTGTGGTTATGGCGATGTAGGAAAAGGAACTGCAGCTTCTTTTAGAGGTGCGGGTTCTATTGTAACTGTTACAGAAATCGACCCAATTTGTGCATTACAAGCTGCAATGGATGGTTTTGAAGTAAAAAAATTAGATACAGTTATTACTACTGCTGATATTATCATCACGACTACCGGAAATAAAGATATTGTTTTAGGTTCTCACTTTGAAAAAATGAAAGATAAAACGATTGTTTGTAACATCGGACACTTTGATAATGAAATTGATATGGCTTGGTTGAACAAAAACTTTGGTCATACTAAAAATGAAGTGAAACCTCAAGTAGATATCTACAACGTAAACGGAAAAGACATCATCATCTTGGCCGAAGGTCGTTTAGTAAACTTAGGGTGTGCTACAGGTCATCCAAGTTTCGTGATGAGTAACTCATTTACCAACCAAACTTTGGCACAAATTGAATTGTGGAAAAACAGTGCGGCATATAAGAATGAAGTGTATATGTTGCCAAAACATTTGGATGAAAAAGTAGCGGCTTTACACTTAGCTAAATTAGGTGTGGAATTAGAAACACTTCGTCCAGATCAAGCAGCTTATATTGGGGTAGAGGTTCAAGGACCATTCAAACCAGAGTATTACAGATATTAA
- a CDS encoding 4'-phosphopantetheinyl transferase family protein codes for MPLYKTIQHNSSTQILIWNITESFEQLNQEVQLNEKSQKRLDGMKSEMHQRAFLSIRKLLAQAGYSDFDLYYDEFGKPHLINEKHISITHSHHFSAIILSNEAVGIDIEMQREKIQKIAHKFVNDKELERLQKINTNDYIKKLTVKWGAKEAIFKIRNEKGISFKDHIQVAPFELNETQTIANLNYNGINQQFTIHFSELDTNFTLVYAFENNMPTQAN; via the coding sequence ATGCCATTGTATAAAACCATTCAGCACAATTCTAGCACACAGATCCTGATTTGGAACATCACCGAATCGTTTGAACAATTGAACCAAGAAGTCCAATTGAACGAAAAAAGTCAAAAGCGCCTTGACGGAATGAAATCCGAAATGCACCAACGTGCTTTTCTCAGCATCCGAAAATTATTGGCCCAAGCCGGTTACTCCGATTTTGATTTGTACTATGATGAATTTGGCAAACCGCATTTAATAAACGAAAAACACATTTCAATTACCCATTCCCATCATTTTTCGGCTATCATTTTGAGTAATGAAGCCGTTGGAATTGACATCGAAATGCAACGCGAAAAAATTCAGAAAATCGCCCATAAATTTGTCAATGATAAAGAACTCGAACGTCTGCAAAAAATAAATACCAACGACTACATCAAAAAATTAACCGTGAAATGGGGCGCTAAAGAAGCTATTTTCAAAATTAGAAACGAAAAAGGTATCAGCTTTAAGGACCATATTCAAGTAGCTCCTTTTGAATTGAATGAAACACAAACCATAGCTAATTTAAATTACAACGGAATCAACCAACAATTTACCATTCATTTTTCAGAACTAGACACTAACTTTACTTTAGTGTATGCCTTTGAAAACAATATGCCAACTCAAGCAAACTAA
- the pnuC gene encoding nicotinamide riboside transporter PnuC: MFDFFFSQYSNYQTHDIILEIIAVLLGIASVWYAKKDDILVFPTGMISTLIYVYLLWKWTLWGDMIINGYYFIMSIYGWYHWTRKKGDIIEFPISVISTNEKRISLFIFIFTVAFVVAVYHYFNKFNTWYAYVDTFVTGIFFVAMWLMAKRKIENWVFWIIGDLVSIPLYFAKGLTFTSFQYIVFTIVAVYGYLEWKKTLNSSQPALKE, translated from the coding sequence ATGTTCGACTTCTTTTTTTCGCAATACAGCAATTATCAAACTCACGATATTATACTAGAAATCATTGCCGTTCTATTAGGAATAGCCAGTGTTTGGTATGCTAAAAAAGATGACATTCTAGTTTTTCCTACCGGAATGATTAGTACTTTAATTTATGTCTATCTTTTATGGAAATGGACATTATGGGGCGATATGATAATTAACGGCTACTATTTTATTATGAGTATTTATGGGTGGTATCATTGGACTCGAAAAAAAGGAGACATTATTGAATTTCCCATTTCAGTTATTTCAACCAATGAAAAACGTATTTCCTTATTTATCTTTATCTTTACCGTCGCATTTGTAGTCGCTGTATATCATTACTTTAACAAATTCAATACTTGGTATGCCTATGTCGATACTTTTGTTACCGGGATTTTCTTTGTGGCAATGTGGCTCATGGCCAAGCGTAAAATAGAAAATTGGGTGTTTTGGATTATTGGAGATTTGGTTTCAATTCCCTTGTATTTTGCAAAAGGATTAACCTTTACTAGTTTTCAATATATAGTATTTACAATTGTTGCCGTTTACGGCTATTTAGAATGGAAGAAAACCTTAAACAGCTCCCAACCGGCGCTAAAAGAATAA
- a CDS encoding ATP-binding protein: MEENLKQLPTGAKRIIKIALFGPESTGKTTLAKQLAEYYKTDWVPEFARDYLQEKWDTQHAICDVNDMLPIAYGQTQLENEKTATANQYLFCDTNLMVTKVFSEVYYNYCEPALDQAAREHEYDLFFLTDIDVPWEKDDLRDKPEGRETVFSVFKQSLIDNHKPFITLSGDKKLRLQKAISIINDLTVALQKGQSSLEFVQMYLKGISK; encoded by the coding sequence ATGGAAGAAAACCTTAAACAGCTCCCAACCGGCGCTAAAAGAATAATAAAAATTGCCTTATTTGGTCCCGAAAGTACCGGCAAAACCACCTTGGCAAAACAATTGGCCGAATACTATAAAACCGATTGGGTACCCGAATTTGCGCGCGATTATCTTCAAGAAAAATGGGACACACAACACGCTATTTGCGATGTAAATGACATGCTCCCTATTGCTTATGGACAAACACAGCTTGAAAACGAAAAAACAGCAACAGCCAATCAATATCTTTTTTGCGATACCAATTTAATGGTAACCAAAGTCTTTTCCGAAGTGTATTACAACTATTGCGAACCTGCTTTAGACCAAGCCGCACGAGAACACGAATACGATTTGTTCTTTTTAACCGATATCGATGTGCCTTGGGAAAAAGATGATTTGCGCGACAAACCTGAAGGACGTGAAACGGTCTTTAGCGTTTTCAAACAATCCTTAATTGATAATCACAAACCGTTCATCACCCTTTCGGGAGACAAAAAATTACGACTACAAAAAGCTATTTCCATTATTAATGATTTGACTGTAGCATTACAAAAAGGACAATCTTCTTTGGAATTTGTTCAAATGTATCTTAAAGGAATAAGTAAATAA
- the arfB gene encoding alternative ribosome rescue aminoacyl-tRNA hydrolase ArfB — protein sequence MNREQLITELTFKAVRSSGAGGQNVNKVSSKVVLTFDIPKSQGLSEEEKKLLVTNLNSRLTSENVLILNCDEDRSQLKNKEIVTKRFFELLKKGLSTPKERKATKIPKAAIRKRIKDKKNLGEIKKSRRKPDLD from the coding sequence ATGAATAGAGAACAACTTATTACCGAACTTACTTTTAAAGCCGTTCGCAGTAGCGGAGCGGGTGGTCAAAACGTGAATAAAGTTTCCTCAAAAGTCGTTCTAACTTTTGATATTCCAAAATCTCAAGGACTTTCAGAAGAAGAAAAAAAACTATTAGTTACCAATCTCAATTCGCGATTAACTTCAGAAAACGTTTTAATTTTAAACTGCGATGAAGATCGAAGCCAACTCAAAAACAAGGAAATTGTAACCAAACGCTTTTTTGAATTATTGAAAAAAGGGCTTTCTACACCCAAAGAGCGAAAAGCAACCAAAATTCCTAAAGCTGCCATTCGAAAAAGAATAAAAGACAAAAAGAACTTGGGCGAAATCAAAAAATCAAGAAGAAAACCTGATTTAGATTAA
- a CDS encoding TonB-dependent receptor yields MKFLLFKTSQKQLFLSSLLLFSLVSFSQEKPTDSTKVNQLDEVLVSAIRVTSKTPVSFSNLSKKEIQNRNLGQDIPILMNYLPSVVTTSDAGNGVGYTGIRVRGSDATRVNVTINGIPYNDSESHGTYWVNMPDFASSLQSVQLQRGVGTSTNGAGAFGASLNLLTDSYSEKASGEISNSFGSFNTHKHTVKFSTGLMNNHFEIAGRVSTLKSDGYIDRASSDLKSYFLQGTYVGKTTLIKALAFGGKEKTYQSWNGIDGETLLSNRTFNSAGIFTDELGQTRYYNNETDNYQQDHYQLHWNEKVSNTWKTNLAFHYTKGKGYYENYKEDANFSEYGLTPISINGTTINTTDLIRQKWLDNDFYGTTFSANYKSDTMDFIFGGSYNKYEGDHFGKVIWARYASQSELGDHYYDDYASKTDGTAFAKANYQVNKKWSLFGDLQVRNVHYKANSYETGLVNDNFSFFNPKAGVNYTINSKNNLYFSYARANREPNRTDYEGGGSVKPEKLNDFELGWRYLTDRIQLNSNLYYMAYKDQLILTGTLDDVGSPIRSNSEKSYRLGLEVDAAIVVSKQISLHPNVTLSSNKNLDLAVSGQNYGTKDISYSPSIIAGNSFIYKPTESIQIVWLQKYVGQQYMNNIESAESKLADYFINDLNVSYEIKPKSVFKSIVIKGLVNNILDKKYISNGYMWDIYPYYYPQAGTNFLAGVTLKF; encoded by the coding sequence ATGAAATTTTTATTATTCAAAACGAGCCAAAAGCAACTATTTTTAAGCTCGCTTCTACTGTTCTCTTTGGTATCGTTTTCTCAAGAAAAACCAACAGACAGTACCAAAGTAAACCAACTCGACGAAGTATTAGTTTCGGCGATACGAGTAACTTCCAAAACTCCTGTTAGTTTTAGCAACCTATCCAAAAAAGAAATTCAAAATCGAAATTTAGGACAAGACATTCCTATTTTAATGAATTATTTACCTTCAGTGGTCACTACTTCAGACGCTGGGAATGGCGTAGGTTATACCGGAATTCGCGTTCGTGGAAGCGATGCAACTCGCGTCAACGTAACCATTAACGGCATTCCGTACAACGACTCCGAAAGCCATGGAACGTATTGGGTAAATATGCCCGATTTTGCTTCCTCGCTTCAAAGTGTGCAATTGCAACGCGGGGTAGGAACTTCTACCAATGGTGCAGGAGCTTTTGGAGCCAGTCTAAATCTTTTAACTGATTCGTATTCGGAAAAAGCATCTGGCGAAATATCCAATTCTTTTGGAAGTTTCAACACCCACAAACACACGGTGAAATTCAGCACAGGTTTGATGAATAATCATTTTGAAATTGCGGGACGTGTTTCTACATTGAAATCAGATGGCTATATTGACCGCGCGAGTTCTGACCTAAAATCTTACTTTTTACAAGGAACTTATGTAGGCAAAACTACATTAATCAAAGCCTTGGCTTTTGGAGGAAAAGAAAAAACCTATCAATCTTGGAACGGGATTGACGGCGAAACCTTGTTAAGTAATAGAACCTTTAATTCGGCGGGGATTTTTACTGACGAATTAGGTCAAACACGTTACTACAACAATGAGACCGACAATTACCAACAAGATCACTACCAATTGCATTGGAACGAAAAAGTTTCCAATACTTGGAAAACCAACCTCGCATTCCATTACACCAAAGGAAAAGGCTATTATGAGAACTATAAAGAAGATGCTAATTTTTCAGAATATGGTCTAACTCCAATTTCAATCAATGGAACCACTATCAATACCACGGATTTAATTCGTCAAAAATGGTTAGACAATGATTTTTATGGCACTACATTTTCGGCAAATTACAAATCGGATACAATGGATTTCATCTTTGGCGGAAGCTATAACAAATACGAAGGTGACCATTTTGGAAAAGTAATTTGGGCAAGATACGCTTCACAATCAGAATTAGGCGACCACTATTATGATGACTATGCTTCTAAAACAGACGGTACCGCTTTCGCGAAAGCCAATTACCAAGTAAATAAAAAATGGAGTCTTTTTGGAGACTTACAAGTTCGAAATGTGCACTACAAAGCCAATTCGTATGAAACGGGCTTAGTGAATGACAATTTCTCTTTTTTCAATCCAAAAGCAGGGGTAAATTACACCATCAACTCCAAAAACAACTTGTACTTTTCGTATGCAAGAGCGAATAGAGAACCTAATCGTACCGACTATGAAGGAGGAGGAAGTGTAAAACCAGAAAAATTAAATGATTTTGAATTGGGTTGGAGGTACTTAACTGACAGAATTCAATTAAATTCCAACTTGTATTACATGGCTTACAAAGACCAATTGATTCTGACTGGAACCTTAGACGATGTTGGAAGCCCTATTCGTTCTAATAGTGAAAAAAGTTACCGACTAGGCTTAGAGGTTGATGCTGCCATTGTAGTATCGAAACAAATCAGCCTTCATCCTAACGTTACTTTAAGTAGTAATAAAAATTTAGATTTGGCGGTAAGCGGACAAAATTATGGCACCAAAGACATATCGTATTCACCATCTATAATCGCTGGAAACAGTTTCATTTACAAACCTACTGAAAGCATTCAAATAGTCTGGTTACAAAAATATGTTGGTCAACAATACATGAATAATATAGAGTCGGCAGAATCTAAATTAGCCGATTATTTTATCAATGATTTGAATGTATCCTACGAGATAAAACCAAAATCTGTTTTCAAATCAATAGTAATCAAAGGATTAGTAAACAACATTTTAGATAAAAAATACATTTCAAACGGATACATGTGGGATATATACCCTTATTATTACCCACAAGCTGGAACTAACTTCTTAGCAGGAGTAACGTTGAAATTTTAG
- a CDS encoding Rieske (2Fe-2S) protein has protein sequence MRKLLLLTFFFTILFSCSDSGLANYNPYIPNYTFTVDINMNLPLYSNLQYPSNAVYYAGKGVKGLIIFNTGSGYNVFDAACPNQNVSSCSTMTINGIEAVCPCDGKTYSLFTGQGSLQYPLKQYRVEVNGNVLHIYN, from the coding sequence ATGAGAAAGTTGCTATTGTTGACATTCTTTTTTACGATTCTTTTTTCTTGTTCGGATAGTGGACTCGCAAATTATAATCCTTATATTCCTAATTATACTTTTACGGTTGATATTAATATGAATTTGCCTTTGTATTCTAACCTTCAGTACCCAAGCAATGCGGTGTATTATGCAGGAAAAGGAGTAAAAGGGCTTATCATTTTTAATACAGGGAGTGGTTACAATGTTTTTGATGCGGCTTGTCCAAATCAAAATGTAAGTTCTTGCTCTACAATGACCATTAACGGAATTGAAGCGGTTTGCCCTTGTGACGGTAAAACCTATAGTTTGTTTACGGGTCAAGGTAGTTTACAATACCCTTTGAAACAATATCGTGTGGAAGTTAATGGAAATGTATTGCATATTTACAATTAA
- the greA gene encoding transcription elongation factor GreA: MSTVSYYTAEGLKKLKEELDYLKNVMRPKASQDIADARDKGDLSENAEYDAAKEAQGMLEMRIAKLEEIHANARLIDESHLDTSKVLVLSKVKIKNQTNGMEMVYTLVAESEADLKTGKISVTSPIGKGLLGKSVGEVAEITVPNGVLKFDILEITRE, encoded by the coding sequence ATGAGCACAGTATCTTATTACACCGCAGAAGGATTAAAAAAATTAAAAGAAGAATTAGACTATTTAAAAAATGTGATGCGACCAAAAGCATCTCAAGATATTGCTGATGCAAGAGATAAAGGTGATTTATCTGAAAACGCAGAATATGATGCCGCTAAAGAAGCACAAGGTATGCTAGAAATGCGTATTGCTAAGCTAGAAGAAATTCATGCTAATGCCCGTTTAATTGACGAGAGTCATTTAGACACCTCTAAAGTATTAGTACTATCTAAAGTAAAAATCAAAAACCAAACTAACGGAATGGAAATGGTGTATACTTTGGTGGCCGAAAGTGAAGCCGATTTAAAAACCGGTAAAATCTCTGTAACCTCTCCTATCGGGAAAGGATTATTAGGAAAATCTGTGGGAGAAGTAGCTGAAATTACTGTTCCTAATGGTGTTTTGAAATTTGACATCTTAGAAATTACAAGAGAATAA
- a CDS encoding HIT family protein has protein sequence MSSIFTKIVNGEIPCYKIAEDANFLAFLDVNPNAKGHTLCIPKQEIDQLFEIDDELYLGLMQFSKKIAAALQKTVPCKRIGMAAIGLEVPHAHIHLIPLNEMDEMRFLNKVTMTKDEFEALAKAIQNNL, from the coding sequence ATGAGTTCTATTTTTACCAAAATTGTAAACGGAGAAATTCCTTGTTACAAAATTGCAGAAGACGCTAATTTTTTAGCTTTTTTGGATGTCAATCCCAATGCTAAAGGGCATACACTTTGTATTCCAAAACAAGAAATTGACCAACTTTTTGAAATAGACGATGAATTGTATTTAGGTTTGATGCAGTTTTCTAAAAAAATAGCTGCTGCATTACAAAAAACAGTACCTTGCAAACGCATTGGTATGGCAGCTATAGGCCTAGAAGTCCCTCATGCGCACATTCATTTGATACCTTTAAACGAAATGGATGAAATGCGTTTCCTGAACAAAGTCACGATGACCAAAGACGAATTTGAAGCTTTAGCCAAAGCAATTCAGAATAATTTATAA